A stretch of the Equus quagga isolate Etosha38 chromosome 9, UCLA_HA_Equagga_1.0, whole genome shotgun sequence genome encodes the following:
- the SYDE1 gene encoding rho GTPase-activating protein SYDE1 isoform X1: MAEPLLRKTFSRLRGREKLPRKKSDAKERGRPAQHPEPSPPESEPQAAEGPQAGAEGPPSPEAPRSPARGAYLQSLEPSSRRWVLGGAKPPEDAALGPGAPGSREPAGEIWYNPIPEEDPRAPAPEPLGPQPGSAEPEGLASQGAAPASPPTKASRTKSPGPARRLSMKMKKLPELRRRLSLRGSRAGRERERAAPAGSVISRYHLDSSVGTPGRAAVAGGLRGPRAGYLSDGDSPERPVGPPSPTAFRPYEVGPSARAPPAALWGRLSLHLYGLGGLRPAPGATPRDLCCLLQVDGVARARTGPLRAGPDFLRLDHTFHLELEAARLLRALVLAWDPGVRRHRPCAQGTVLLPTVFRGCQAQQLAVRLEPQGLLYAKLTLSEQQEAPGTAEPRVFGLPLPLLVEREQPPGQVPLIIQKCVGQIERRGLRVVGLYRLCGSAAMKKELRDAFERDSAAVCLSEDLYPDINVITGILKDYLRELPTPLITQPLYQVVLEAMAQGPPSRAPPSTEGTRGLLSCLPDVERATLTLLLDHLRLVSSFHAHNRMTPQNLAVCFGPVLLPARQAPARPRIRSSGPGLTNAVDFKRHIEVLHYLLQAWPDPRRTPDAPDLAPYLRPKRQPPLNLPLAGPEVVTRPRGRGGPESPPSNRYAGDWSVCGRDFLPCGRDFLSGPDYDHVTGSDSEDEDEEAGERAGPADFEDDFEAPFNAHLNLKDFDALILDLERELSKQINVCL, encoded by the exons ATGGCCGAGCCGCTGCTCAGGAAGACCTTCTCCCGCCTGCGGGGCCGGGAGAAACTTCCCCGGAAAAAGTCGGACGCGAAGGAGCGCG GCCGCCCAGCCCAGCACCCGGAGCCCAGCCCTCCAGAGtcagagccccaggctgctgaagggccCCAGGCGGGAGCAGAGGGGCCCCCCAGCCCTGAGGCACCTCGCAGCCCCGCGCGGGGAGCCTACCTGCAGAGCCTGGAGCCCAGCAGCCGCCGATGGGTGCTGGGCGGGGCCAAGCCACCAGAGGACGCTGCTTTGGGCCCCGGGGCACCTGGCAGCAGGGAGCCCGCCGGAGAGATCTGGTACAACCCTATCCCTGAGGAAGATCCTAGAGCCCCGGCACCGGAGCCCCTGGGGCCACAGCCAGGCTCGGCTGAGCCAGAGGGCCTGGCCTCCCAAG GCGCAGCCCCCGCCAGCCCCCCCACCAAAGCCTCGCGCACGAAGTCCCCGGGCCCGGCCCGGCGCCTCTCCATGAAGATGAAGAAGCTGCCGGAGCTGCGGCGCCGCCTGAGCCTGCGGGGCAGCCGGGCCGGCCGGGAGCGCGAGAGGGCCGCCCCCGCGGGCTCCGTCATCAGCCGCTACCACCTGGACAGCAGCGTGGGGACCCCCGGGCGCGCGGCGGTGGCCGGGGGCCTGCGGGGCCCACGGGCTGGTTACCTCAGTGATGGCGACTCACCGGAGCGCCCAGTGGGGCCCCCGTCGCCCACTGCCTTCCGTCCCTATGAGGTGGGCCCCTCGGCCCGGGCGCCCCCGGCCGCGCTCTGGGGCCGCCTCAGCCTGCACCTGTACGGGCTGGGGGGGCTGCGGCCGGCGCCCGGGGCCACCCCGAGAGACCTCTGCTGCCTGCTGCAGGTGGATGGGGTGGCCCGGGCCCGAACAGGGCCCCTGCGCGCGGGGCCGGACTTCCTGCGGCTGGACCACACCTTCCACCTAGAACTCGAGGCTGCCCGGCTGCTGCGGGCCCTGGTGCTGGCGTGGGACCCCGGCGTACGGCGGCACCGGCCCTGCGCCCAGGGCACTGTGCTGCTGCCCACGGTCTTCCGAG GATGCCAAGCCCAGCAGCTGGCTGTGCGCCTGGAGCCCCAGGGGCTGCTGTATGCCAAGCTGACCCTGTCAGAGCAGCAGGAAGCACCGGGCACAGCTGAGCCTCGTGTCTTCGGGCTGCCCCTGCCGCTGCTGGTGGAGCGGGAGCAGCCCCCAGGCCAAGTGCCCCTCATCATCCAGAAATGTGTTGGGCAGATTGAACGCCGAGGACTGCGG GTAGTGGGGCTGTACCGTCTGTGCGGCTCGGCAGCCATGAAGAAAGAATTGCGGGATGCCTTTGAGCGGGACAGTGCAGCTGTCTGCCTCTCTGAGGACCTGTACCCCGATATCAATGTTATCACTG GCATCCTCAAGGATTATCTTCGGGAGCTGCCCACCCCACTCATCACCCAGCCCCTCTATCAGGTGGTGCTGGAGGCCATGGCCCAGGGGCCTCCAAGCAGGGCTCCCCCCAGCACTGAGGGCACCCGTGGGCTCCTCAGCTGCCTGCCAGATGTGGAAAGG GCCACGCTGACGCTTCTCCTGGACCACCTGCGCCTTGTTTCCTCCTTCCACGCCCACAACCGCATGACCCCGCAGAACCTGGCCGTGTGCTTCGGTCCCGTGCTGCTGCCGGCTCGCCAGGCACCCGCCAGGCCCCGCATCCGCAGCTCCGGCCCGGGCCTCACCAACGCGGTGGACTTCAAGCGCCACATCGAGGTGCTGCACTACCTGCTGCAGGCCTGGCCAG ATCCCCGCAGGACCCCAGACGCTCCGGACCTCGCCCCGTACCTGCGGCCCAAACGCCAGCCGCCGCTGAACTTGCCCTTGGCGGGCCCCGAAGTAGTGACTCGGCCCCGCGGCCGAGGCGGCCCCGAGAGCCCTCCGAGCAACCGCTACGCCGGCGACTGGAGCGTTTGCGGGCGGGACTTCCTGCCCTGTGGGCGGGACTTCCTGTCCGGGCCGGACTACGACCACGTGACGGGGAGCGACAGCGAGGACGAGGACGAGGAGGCCGGCGAGCGGGCGGGCCCCGCCGACTTCGAGGACGACTTTGAGGCGCCTTTCAACGCGCACCTGAACCTCAAAGACTTTGACGCACTCATCCTGGACCTGGAGCGAGAACTCTCCAAGCAGATCAACGTGTGCCTCTGA
- the SYDE1 gene encoding rho GTPase-activating protein SYDE1 isoform X2 — protein sequence MGDEGLLLQRKERGGRPAQHPEPSPPESEPQAAEGPQAGAEGPPSPEAPRSPARGAYLQSLEPSSRRWVLGGAKPPEDAALGPGAPGSREPAGEIWYNPIPEEDPRAPAPEPLGPQPGSAEPEGLASQGAAPASPPTKASRTKSPGPARRLSMKMKKLPELRRRLSLRGSRAGRERERAAPAGSVISRYHLDSSVGTPGRAAVAGGLRGPRAGYLSDGDSPERPVGPPSPTAFRPYEVGPSARAPPAALWGRLSLHLYGLGGLRPAPGATPRDLCCLLQVDGVARARTGPLRAGPDFLRLDHTFHLELEAARLLRALVLAWDPGVRRHRPCAQGTVLLPTVFRGCQAQQLAVRLEPQGLLYAKLTLSEQQEAPGTAEPRVFGLPLPLLVEREQPPGQVPLIIQKCVGQIERRGLRVVGLYRLCGSAAMKKELRDAFERDSAAVCLSEDLYPDINVITGILKDYLRELPTPLITQPLYQVVLEAMAQGPPSRAPPSTEGTRGLLSCLPDVERATLTLLLDHLRLVSSFHAHNRMTPQNLAVCFGPVLLPARQAPARPRIRSSGPGLTNAVDFKRHIEVLHYLLQAWPDPRRTPDAPDLAPYLRPKRQPPLNLPLAGPEVVTRPRGRGGPESPPSNRYAGDWSVCGRDFLPCGRDFLSGPDYDHVTGSDSEDEDEEAGERAGPADFEDDFEAPFNAHLNLKDFDALILDLERELSKQINVCL from the exons ATGGGAGATGAGGGGCTACTccttcagaggaaggagagaggcg GCCGCCCAGCCCAGCACCCGGAGCCCAGCCCTCCAGAGtcagagccccaggctgctgaagggccCCAGGCGGGAGCAGAGGGGCCCCCCAGCCCTGAGGCACCTCGCAGCCCCGCGCGGGGAGCCTACCTGCAGAGCCTGGAGCCCAGCAGCCGCCGATGGGTGCTGGGCGGGGCCAAGCCACCAGAGGACGCTGCTTTGGGCCCCGGGGCACCTGGCAGCAGGGAGCCCGCCGGAGAGATCTGGTACAACCCTATCCCTGAGGAAGATCCTAGAGCCCCGGCACCGGAGCCCCTGGGGCCACAGCCAGGCTCGGCTGAGCCAGAGGGCCTGGCCTCCCAAG GCGCAGCCCCCGCCAGCCCCCCCACCAAAGCCTCGCGCACGAAGTCCCCGGGCCCGGCCCGGCGCCTCTCCATGAAGATGAAGAAGCTGCCGGAGCTGCGGCGCCGCCTGAGCCTGCGGGGCAGCCGGGCCGGCCGGGAGCGCGAGAGGGCCGCCCCCGCGGGCTCCGTCATCAGCCGCTACCACCTGGACAGCAGCGTGGGGACCCCCGGGCGCGCGGCGGTGGCCGGGGGCCTGCGGGGCCCACGGGCTGGTTACCTCAGTGATGGCGACTCACCGGAGCGCCCAGTGGGGCCCCCGTCGCCCACTGCCTTCCGTCCCTATGAGGTGGGCCCCTCGGCCCGGGCGCCCCCGGCCGCGCTCTGGGGCCGCCTCAGCCTGCACCTGTACGGGCTGGGGGGGCTGCGGCCGGCGCCCGGGGCCACCCCGAGAGACCTCTGCTGCCTGCTGCAGGTGGATGGGGTGGCCCGGGCCCGAACAGGGCCCCTGCGCGCGGGGCCGGACTTCCTGCGGCTGGACCACACCTTCCACCTAGAACTCGAGGCTGCCCGGCTGCTGCGGGCCCTGGTGCTGGCGTGGGACCCCGGCGTACGGCGGCACCGGCCCTGCGCCCAGGGCACTGTGCTGCTGCCCACGGTCTTCCGAG GATGCCAAGCCCAGCAGCTGGCTGTGCGCCTGGAGCCCCAGGGGCTGCTGTATGCCAAGCTGACCCTGTCAGAGCAGCAGGAAGCACCGGGCACAGCTGAGCCTCGTGTCTTCGGGCTGCCCCTGCCGCTGCTGGTGGAGCGGGAGCAGCCCCCAGGCCAAGTGCCCCTCATCATCCAGAAATGTGTTGGGCAGATTGAACGCCGAGGACTGCGG GTAGTGGGGCTGTACCGTCTGTGCGGCTCGGCAGCCATGAAGAAAGAATTGCGGGATGCCTTTGAGCGGGACAGTGCAGCTGTCTGCCTCTCTGAGGACCTGTACCCCGATATCAATGTTATCACTG GCATCCTCAAGGATTATCTTCGGGAGCTGCCCACCCCACTCATCACCCAGCCCCTCTATCAGGTGGTGCTGGAGGCCATGGCCCAGGGGCCTCCAAGCAGGGCTCCCCCCAGCACTGAGGGCACCCGTGGGCTCCTCAGCTGCCTGCCAGATGTGGAAAGG GCCACGCTGACGCTTCTCCTGGACCACCTGCGCCTTGTTTCCTCCTTCCACGCCCACAACCGCATGACCCCGCAGAACCTGGCCGTGTGCTTCGGTCCCGTGCTGCTGCCGGCTCGCCAGGCACCCGCCAGGCCCCGCATCCGCAGCTCCGGCCCGGGCCTCACCAACGCGGTGGACTTCAAGCGCCACATCGAGGTGCTGCACTACCTGCTGCAGGCCTGGCCAG ATCCCCGCAGGACCCCAGACGCTCCGGACCTCGCCCCGTACCTGCGGCCCAAACGCCAGCCGCCGCTGAACTTGCCCTTGGCGGGCCCCGAAGTAGTGACTCGGCCCCGCGGCCGAGGCGGCCCCGAGAGCCCTCCGAGCAACCGCTACGCCGGCGACTGGAGCGTTTGCGGGCGGGACTTCCTGCCCTGTGGGCGGGACTTCCTGTCCGGGCCGGACTACGACCACGTGACGGGGAGCGACAGCGAGGACGAGGACGAGGAGGCCGGCGAGCGGGCGGGCCCCGCCGACTTCGAGGACGACTTTGAGGCGCCTTTCAACGCGCACCTGAACCTCAAAGACTTTGACGCACTCATCCTGGACCTGGAGCGAGAACTCTCCAAGCAGATCAACGTGTGCCTCTGA
- the ILVBL gene encoding 2-hydroxyacyl-CoA lyase 2 isoform X1, with amino-acid sequence MCLTNTEVPVTSEVLRPPSWGRRIASPHLAQLLDHLVPPPAWVQVDTASIQHGGESVAAVLRAHGVRFLFTLVGGHISPLLVACEKLGIRVVDTRHEVTAVFAADAVARLTGTLGVAAVTAGPGLTNTVTAVKNAQIAQSPVLLLGGAAGTLLQNRGALQAIDQMSLFRPLCKFCASVQRVRDIVPTLRAAAAAAQSGTPGPVFVELPIDVLYPYFIVRKEVVPAMPPKGLMGRVVSWYLENHLANLFAGAWEPQPEGPLPLDIPQASAQQVQRCVEILSRAKRPLILLGSQALLPPIPADKLRAAVETLGVPCFLGGMARGLLGRNHPLHIRQNRSAALKKADVVLLAGIICDFRLSYGRVLSRSSKIIIVNRNRKDMLINSDIFWKPQEAVRGDVGSFMVKLVEGLEGQTWASDWAEELREADRQKEQTFREKALMPAAQHLNPVRVLQLVEETLPDNSILVVDGGDFVGTAAHLVQPRGPLRWLDPGAFGTLGVGAGFALGAKLCRPDAEVWCLFGDGAFGYSLIEFDTFVRHKIPVMALIGNDAGWTQISREQVPCLGSNVACGLAYTDYHKAAMGLGAQGLLLSRQNEDQVVKVLRDAQQQCRDGHPVVVNILIGRTDFRDGSIAV; translated from the exons ATGTGCCTAACCAACACCGAGGTTCCTGTGACCTCTGAAGTGCTCCGCCCTccttcctgggggaggaggatTGCCTCTCCTCACCTGGCCCAGCTCCTTGACCATCTTGTTCCTCCCCCTGCTTGGGTTCAGGTGGACACGGCAAGCATCCAGCATGGTGGGGAGAGTGTGGCGGCCGTGCTGAGGGCCCACGGTGTAAGGTTCCTCTTCACGCTGGTTGGTGGGCACATTTCCCCACTGCTGGTGGCCTGTGAGAAGCTGGGCATCCGTGTGGTGGACACGCGCCACGAAGTCACGGCCGTCTTTGCTGCCGATGCTGTGGCCCGCCTGACTG GGACGCTGGGTGTGGCGGCGGTGACAGCAGGCCCTGGCCTCACCAACACGGTGACTGCGGTGAAGAATGCCCAGATAGCTCAGTCCCCAGTCCTGCTTCTGGGGGGCGCTGCCGGCACCCTGCTGCAG AACCGGGGTGCCCTCCAAGCCATTGATCAGATGTCCCTGTTCCGGCCACTCTGCAAGTTCTGTGCTTCCGTGCAGAGGGTGCGGGACATCGTGCCCACCCTGAGGGCTGCGGCGGCGGCTGCTCAGTCGGGCACCCCGG GCCCAGTATTTGTGGAGCTACCCATTGACGTGCTGTACCCCTACTTCATCGTCCGGAAGGAGGTGGTGCCAGCCATGCCACCCAAGGGCCTCATGGGTCGAGTGGTTTCCTG GTATTTAGAGAATCACCTGGCCAACCTCTTTGCAGGAGCCTGGGAGCCTCAGCCCGAGGGGCCTCTGCCTCTGGACATCCCCCAGGCATCCGCCCAGCAG GTTCAGCGCTGTGTGGAGATCTTGAGTCGGGCCAAAAGGCCCCTTATTTTGCTGGGGAGCCAGGCCCTGCTGCCCCCGATACCTGCTGACAAGCTTCG GGCTGCCGTGGAGACCCTGGGTGTCCCCTGCTTTCTGGGGGGGATGGCACGGGGGCTGCTGGGCCGCAACCACCCCCTCCACATCCGGCAGAACCGCAGCGCCGCCCTGAAGAAGGCAGACGTCGTCCTGCTGGCAG gaATCATCTGTGATTTCCGCCTCTCCTATGGCCGTGTCCTCAGCCGCAGCAGCAAGATCATCATTGTCAACCGTAACCGGAAAGACATGTTGATCAACTCAGACATCTTCTGGAAGCCCCAGGAGGCTGTGCGGG gaGATGTGGGCTCCTTCATGGTGAAGCTGGTGGAAGGCCTTGAGGGCCAGACGTGGGCCTCTGACTGGGCAGAGGAGCTTCGGGAAGCCGACCGGCAGAAGGAACAGACCTTTCG GGAGAAGGCGTTGATGCCTGCAGCCCAGCACCTGAACCCGGTACGGGTGTTGCAGCTGGTGGAGGAAACTCTGCCTGACAACTCAATTCTGGTGGTCGACGGTGGGGACTTCGTGGGCACTGCTGCCCACCTGGTGCAGCCCCGTGGCCCCCTGCGCTGGCTCGATCCTG GGGCCTTCGGGACGCTGGGGGTTGGTGCAGGATTTGCACTTGGAGCCAAACTGTGCCGGCCAGATGCCGAG GTCTGGTGCCTCTTTGGGGATGGAGCATTTGGCTACAGCCTCATCGAATTTGACACCTTCGTCAGACACAAG ATCCCAGTGATGGCCTTGATAGGGAATGATGCTGGTTGGACCCAGATTTCACGGGAGCAAGTGCCCTGTCTGGGCAGCAATGTGGCCTGTGGCTTGGCTTACACTG AttatcacaaggcagccatgggACTAGGGGCCCAGGGCTTGCTGCTCTCACGGCAGAATGAGGATCAGGTGGTCAAGGTGCTGCGTGATGCCCAGCAGCAGTGCCGAGATGGCCACCCAGTTGTGGTCAACATCCTCATCGGGAGGACGGACTTCCGAGACGGCTCCATTGCTGTGTAG
- the ILVBL gene encoding 2-hydroxyacyl-CoA lyase 2 isoform X2, with the protein MEASAGAFSSVLLLAFGALVIAVLGAAQRLGLLSRLVHTVDTASIQHGGESVAAVLRAHGVRFLFTLVGGHISPLLVACEKLGIRVVDTRHEVTAVFAADAVARLTGTLGVAAVTAGPGLTNTVTAVKNAQIAQSPVLLLGGAAGTLLQNRGALQAIDQMSLFRPLCKFCASVQRVRDIVPTLRAAAAAAQSGTPGPVFVELPIDVLYPYFIVRKEVVPAMPPKGLMGRVVSWYLENHLANLFAGAWEPQPEGPLPLDIPQASAQQVQRCVEILSRAKRPLILLGSQALLPPIPADKLRAAVETLGVPCFLGGMARGLLGRNHPLHIRQNRSAALKKADVVLLAGIICDFRLSYGRVLSRSSKIIIVNRNRKDMLINSDIFWKPQEAVRGDVGSFMVKLVEGLEGQTWASDWAEELREADRQKEQTFREKALMPAAQHLNPVRVLQLVEETLPDNSILVVDGGDFVGTAAHLVQPRGPLRWLDPGAFGTLGVGAGFALGAKLCRPDAEVWCLFGDGAFGYSLIEFDTFVRHKIPVMALIGNDAGWTQISREQVPCLGSNVACGLAYTDYHKAAMGLGAQGLLLSRQNEDQVVKVLRDAQQQCRDGHPVVVNILIGRTDFRDGSIAV; encoded by the exons ATGGAGGCCTCCGCGGGCGCCTTCTCCTCCGTCCTGCTGCTGGCCTTCGGCGCGCTCGTGATCGCCGTGCTGGGCGCGGCGCAGCGCCTGGGGCTCTTGTCTCGGCTGGTGCACACG GTGGACACGGCAAGCATCCAGCATGGTGGGGAGAGTGTGGCGGCCGTGCTGAGGGCCCACGGTGTAAGGTTCCTCTTCACGCTGGTTGGTGGGCACATTTCCCCACTGCTGGTGGCCTGTGAGAAGCTGGGCATCCGTGTGGTGGACACGCGCCACGAAGTCACGGCCGTCTTTGCTGCCGATGCTGTGGCCCGCCTGACTG GGACGCTGGGTGTGGCGGCGGTGACAGCAGGCCCTGGCCTCACCAACACGGTGACTGCGGTGAAGAATGCCCAGATAGCTCAGTCCCCAGTCCTGCTTCTGGGGGGCGCTGCCGGCACCCTGCTGCAG AACCGGGGTGCCCTCCAAGCCATTGATCAGATGTCCCTGTTCCGGCCACTCTGCAAGTTCTGTGCTTCCGTGCAGAGGGTGCGGGACATCGTGCCCACCCTGAGGGCTGCGGCGGCGGCTGCTCAGTCGGGCACCCCGG GCCCAGTATTTGTGGAGCTACCCATTGACGTGCTGTACCCCTACTTCATCGTCCGGAAGGAGGTGGTGCCAGCCATGCCACCCAAGGGCCTCATGGGTCGAGTGGTTTCCTG GTATTTAGAGAATCACCTGGCCAACCTCTTTGCAGGAGCCTGGGAGCCTCAGCCCGAGGGGCCTCTGCCTCTGGACATCCCCCAGGCATCCGCCCAGCAG GTTCAGCGCTGTGTGGAGATCTTGAGTCGGGCCAAAAGGCCCCTTATTTTGCTGGGGAGCCAGGCCCTGCTGCCCCCGATACCTGCTGACAAGCTTCG GGCTGCCGTGGAGACCCTGGGTGTCCCCTGCTTTCTGGGGGGGATGGCACGGGGGCTGCTGGGCCGCAACCACCCCCTCCACATCCGGCAGAACCGCAGCGCCGCCCTGAAGAAGGCAGACGTCGTCCTGCTGGCAG gaATCATCTGTGATTTCCGCCTCTCCTATGGCCGTGTCCTCAGCCGCAGCAGCAAGATCATCATTGTCAACCGTAACCGGAAAGACATGTTGATCAACTCAGACATCTTCTGGAAGCCCCAGGAGGCTGTGCGGG gaGATGTGGGCTCCTTCATGGTGAAGCTGGTGGAAGGCCTTGAGGGCCAGACGTGGGCCTCTGACTGGGCAGAGGAGCTTCGGGAAGCCGACCGGCAGAAGGAACAGACCTTTCG GGAGAAGGCGTTGATGCCTGCAGCCCAGCACCTGAACCCGGTACGGGTGTTGCAGCTGGTGGAGGAAACTCTGCCTGACAACTCAATTCTGGTGGTCGACGGTGGGGACTTCGTGGGCACTGCTGCCCACCTGGTGCAGCCCCGTGGCCCCCTGCGCTGGCTCGATCCTG GGGCCTTCGGGACGCTGGGGGTTGGTGCAGGATTTGCACTTGGAGCCAAACTGTGCCGGCCAGATGCCGAG GTCTGGTGCCTCTTTGGGGATGGAGCATTTGGCTACAGCCTCATCGAATTTGACACCTTCGTCAGACACAAG ATCCCAGTGATGGCCTTGATAGGGAATGATGCTGGTTGGACCCAGATTTCACGGGAGCAAGTGCCCTGTCTGGGCAGCAATGTGGCCTGTGGCTTGGCTTACACTG AttatcacaaggcagccatgggACTAGGGGCCCAGGGCTTGCTGCTCTCACGGCAGAATGAGGATCAGGTGGTCAAGGTGCTGCGTGATGCCCAGCAGCAGTGCCGAGATGGCCACCCAGTTGTGGTCAACATCCTCATCGGGAGGACGGACTTCCGAGACGGCTCCATTGCTGTGTAG